In the genome of Chryseobacterium sp. 52, the window CCCCTGCTGCTGAACGAATCCTTTCGTGTGGCTTTTTCTTGTAATATTTGTTTTTTTTGTACAAACCCTTGCTACCGCACGATTGCATCGTGTGGCAGACAAAAACAACCCCTCGCAACTTGCGAGGGGTTGTTATCATTTCATATTTGAAAACCATTATATTTACAATTTATAATATGGTTTAAACTGTATTCAAAACTCGAAATAACCGATTACACCTACAGAGCAGATGGAGTGAAGATGAAAAAGATCTTCGGTACAGAAACGACGGATTATTTAGATGGTTTCCAGTATGAAAACGGAACGTTGAAGTTCTTACCCACAGCAGAAGGTTATTTTAATTTTGAGACCGGTAAGTATGTATATAACTACACCGACCATTTAGGGAACACCAGATTGAGCTATTTTAAAAACGGTTCAGGAGCAGAGATCATTGAGGAGAGTAATTATTATCCTTTTGGGTTAAAGCATGAGGGGTATAATGTTATGTTGGGGAACCCTGCGTATAAATACAAGTACAACGTGAAAGAACTTCAGGAGACCGGAATGTATGATTATGGGGCTAGAATGTATATGTCGGATATTGGAAGATGGGGAGTGGTGGATCCGCTGGCGGAGAGAACTTTACAGCCTTACGTATATGCTAACAACAATCCGATACGCTTTGCAGATCCAACAGGAATACAGGGTGAAGATTGGGTAAAAAGAGGGAATCAAATTTTTTATGATGCTGAAGTTACAAACCAACAGCAAGCAACTGATAAGTATGGAAATAATGTACTGCATTTAGGTGAAGGCTCTCCTGTTACAAGTACTACAAATGGACAAGCAGATAGTGAGTTTCAATATACATTGCACAATAATGGCACGGTTACGAATGCAAGTTGCGGAACAATGGATAATTCTCAAAATATCAGTGCAAGAAATTTAACAGTTTTTAGTAATTGTACAGACTGTTTAAACCCTGGCTCGCTTTATAAAAATTTATTTGGACTTACTTATCCTGGTGGAGATAATCCTATTACTTATGGCATCAACGGAAAAGGAGCAAAAGCTAGTTACGAATATGTGCCTAGTTTTCATTCAGAATATCCTGCAATTGGTTACAATAGAAGATATGATAATTTAGGAACGGCGGGTGCATTAGGTTTATTAACAGATACAAGGTCAATTGGAGTCGGTTTAGGACTGGCAGCTCTTCCAAAAACAATATATAAATTAAGGCGCCTACGTATAATGTTACACCACTAAAAATTCTACAAAGATTCTTCTGAGTCTTTGTATTTTTTATTTATATGTAAGGTTGTTTATTTTGCTGTTAACTTCCCATAAGTCAAACTACAAATCAAATGCATGAATCTTTCGCTAGGACTCATCTTTCTTGTATTATGTTTAAAGACAAATTCGTTGATATATAATTGTAAATGTTTCTTTGAAGTTACTCTATAAACACCAATAATTGCTCCTTTTACACGAGTCCAGAAATTCTCAATACAGTTTGTGCTTGCATTACCATTCACATATTCTTTCTTTCCATGATTAACTATTGAGTGATTGTAAAACTTATGCAAACCATTATAAGCTTTCCATTCATCAGTAAAAACCGTATCGCCTAAATTAACTGTTCTAAAAATAAAAGGTTCTAAATGATAGCTACTAACTGTTGGAACCACTCTAGCAACTACTTTTCCACCACGTTGAATTAATCCCAATACAGGAACTTTATCTTTAAAACTTCTTCCTTGTGAATTTTTTACCTTCTTATCAGCATGACGATTTTTATTTTTCCCACCTACATACGTTTCATCAATTTCCACTTCTCCTGATAAAAAGTGATTATTTTCAAATGCAGAACAAGCTCTTAATCTTTTAAGAATAAACCAGGTTGTTTTCTGTGTCAAACACATATCCCTTTCTAATTGCTTGGACGATAAACCACCCTTGTGACTTGTGAATAACCATATTGCAATAAACCAATCTTGAAGTTTAAGATTTGAGTTCTTAAATAAACCAATATTTCTTATGGTAAAATATTTTCCCGTGTTCTTACACTTGTATTTATTGCCTTTACATTTATAGATTTTTGATGTCTTATCAAACGGTGAAACTGGATTTCCGTTCCAAAAAATCTCTTCTAAGAAATTTATGCACTTTTGTTCATCTGAAAATGTCAAAATTAATTCCTTTAATGATCTAATTTTTAACCCATTAAAAATATTCATATCTTCTATTGTTAGAAGTATACTATCCGTAAATGTGTGTTTATTATAAGATGAAAGCGCTAATGTTGCGCTAAAAAAACATCAGTCATGAAAAAACTCTTTATATTTGTTCAAAATTATGGATATAGCATATCCTAATAAGACATTTACGAACACATAGAACGCTTGTCTAACGACATTCCTCAAGAAAATCTGGTACATTTAATTGGAGGGAATATGTTAGCAACTTTCATGTCATATCTATATGGCATGGGGCTGCTGCATTTTCGACTCCAACGGTTTACCAGAACCTTCTTGATAGAATTTGCTAGTAGTCCTCATGCTTTCTTTATTTACAAATAACTCTTTTTCGGGACTGAGAAGAAATTAAATCACATTTATGATTAACTCAATTATGGATTTCCGTAAGGAAATGAACTCTTTACAAAATAGCTTTGTGAAGTCTAACACTATGAATGAAATTCTATTAAAAATCAAACTTTAAATCATGAAAAAAATCATTTTATCAATAGCTTTAATAGCTACAAATTATGCATTTAGTCAAATCAGCCTTGAACATTCTTTTACTGACAATGAAGATGTTTTTGTTTATAATAAAGACAATTCTACACAATATGTTTCAATGACTTCTGATAACAAAATTAAAATTTACAACTCAAGTTATATTTTACAAAAAACTGTAAATGTTCCTATGCCTTCCAATCATGGAATGTTTTATTCAGGTCATTTTGGGGAAAATTCTTTCTTTATGTCAAAGCATGTTTTCAACAATGATGATAAATATGAGTTTATGGTTGAAACATATTTTCAAGATACAGTAGCAGGAACTATTACCTATAAGCTTCTATTAATTAATGAAGATGGTAATCTAATCAAAGATTTCCATCCAAATCCATTAATTAAACAATCTTCAGAAAATTTCGAAGTTTATCATGATAATGTAAATAATACCAACAAATTAATTGTTCATAATTGGGTAAATGGATCTTCAAATCAATATGATGTATATTCATTGCCAACTACTACGTTAACAACAAAAGCAATTCAATTACAGAATAAACTATCAGCTTTTCCAATTCCTACGAATAAAATCTTGAACATTATAAATCCTGATAATGGAGCTAATAAAGTTCAAATATATGATACATCTGGAAAGTTGATTATTAACAAATCTTTCAGTTCTAATGATGATAAAATTTCTATTGATGTTGAAAATCTAACGAAAGGAATTTATATCTACAAAATTGGAGAATTAAGTTCTAAATTCATTAAAAATTAATATTAATTATTAGATAAAATCCCACTAGTAAAGGTGGGGTTTTTATTGTTGTTTCCCGTAATATGCATAAAGTTTTTCTTTGTATTTTTATAGACTAATAAACTATTAAATATTATGGCAAAATTTATGACTCGCGTAGAATTACATGATGAAAATGATTATGAAATACTTCATAGAGAAATGGAAGCTGAAGGGTTTTCAAGAATAATTGAAGATGATAAAACTAAAAAAAAGTACCATTTGCCTCCTGCAGAGTATTATTATAAAGACTACACAACAAGAAGTAAAGATGAAGTTTGTAAAAAAGCTGTAAGAGCTGTATTAAAAACAAATAAAAAATATAGTATTGTTGTAACAAAATCTGCAGGAATAAAAGGTGTGGGATTAGAAGAAGTTAAGGAAGAAAAAAATTAATTGGTATTGACTTCTCCTCTAGTTTTTTCATTCCAATCTTGCTTTCTTGTTATGTAGATGTCTTTTTTGGGTTCTTCAACTGAAACAACGATTGCATCAAGATTTTCTCGACCTTCAATATTTTCAGGCATTGTGAAGAATCCGCGTCTTTTAAATTCTTGAAATAATTCTTCATTTGTAATTTTTTCAATGTTTTTGTTTTCCATTTGGAATTGATTTTAGGTTATATTATTAATACAAAAGAGGACATCGATGTCCTCTTTCTTTATATAAAATCCGTTAATAAGACTCACTATAAGATAGTTCTATCAGAAAATTTTTAGTGGTGTAACATTATACGTAGGCGCCTAAATTAAATAGTAATAAGAACGGTGGTACAGGTGCTATGCTAGAAATATACCTTTATTCTAATCAAAATGTAACAAATACACCAAGTAAATAGTAATGAAAATGAGAACTAAATATTTATTTTTTTTTGGATTACTATTAATTTGCTTTTATTGTAAAGATTTTAATAAGTTTTCGTCTGGAAGTTATCCTTATGCGGAAATATATATAATTAATAAACCTGAGGGCGTAGTAATTAATAAAATAATTAAGTTAAAAGAAGAGAATCTAAACTACAAAGTCCCCAAACTTCAATGGGCGGGGAAAGATACAGAATTATTAGATGGAAGAGATTCTCACTGGTATTATTTCTATTTTTATTTTAAAAATACAAATGAAATTGTTGAGTTCTGGACAAGAGAAGGTGATCAACCAAACGAAACAAAAATAGGTTTATTTAGAGTAAGTAAAGGATTAGAAGGTGTTGCACATTTAGTGAATAAAGATTTATCCAAAGAGAAGAATGAGCAATTGAAAGAACTTTTTAAAGAAAACATCATCTCTAAAATAAAGTAAAATCCAATAACTAGGATTTGCAATCTGAGATTATAAAACAAAAAGCCAACTTCTAAAGTTGACTTTTTGTTTTACGACTGATCCTAGAAACTATCCATGAAACAGAGGAATGAAAATAGTTGAATATTTAAAAAATAAATTGCAAATGTTACCCCCTGCTACCGCACGATTGCATCGTGTGGCAGACAAAAACAACCCCTCGCAAGTTGTGAGGGGTTGTTATCATTTCATATTTGAAAACCATTATATTTACAATCTATAATATGATTTAAACTGTATTCAAAACTCAAAGTAACAGATTACACCTACACAGCAAATGGGGTGAAAGTAAAAAAAGATCTTCGGTACAGAACCTATAGACTATTTAGACGGTTGACTTCCAACTGGAGAGGCAGAAGACAACTACATTCGGGGAATATGAAAAAGCAAATAATAATATTCTTATTAAGTTTTTTTCCCATAGGTATTTATGGAAAAAGCGTTACTATAAAACATACGGTTGGAAATACTACTATATATGTATCATGTTTTTCTTACAGAGAAGAGATAAATAAAGGTATAATAATCGGTGAATATGTAAAAGAATTATCTAAAAAGTATAATTACAGCGATTCTATAGAAATTTTTTTAGAGATGATTCCAAATGAACATCCTGAATATTCTTTTAGAAATAAGAAAAATATCTTTTTACATGTCAATGCAAGTAAATTTAATGTATTTGAGAATTTAAAATTAATAGAGTTTGCAATTTTAAAAAAAGGAAGAATCAATAAGAAGGTAAATTATAATGAAATATTGAGAAGTTCAAATTCTGATCAAATAAATGAAGTATTAATGTTGCCAATTGAACGACCAGATATAATAAAAGAACTAGTTAACAAATCTGAATATTCATATCGTTTTCAAAATGAAAAATACCATATTTATAACATAGAAACTAAAGAATCATTGCTCAGTGTTAATTCAATTTATTTATTTAAAACAATAGCATATTCAAGACCTCTAATTTTTATTAACAATCATGAGTTTTATTATAAAAGTTTAAATGGTGATTTAAAACGTATATCTTTCAGTGGAGAAAATGAACTATCTGAAGATTTTTCCATGAAGGAATTTAATTATTTTGTTTTATTTAATGTAGTAGAAAAAGGGAATGATAACATTGCTATTTTAAATCTAGAAAAGGATAAATTAATTGACAAATTAGAATGGTAATTCAGGTACGAGTATTCAAATTTCCCAGTAACCGAATTATACGTACAGGGCAGAGGTAACTATAATTTTGAGACTGGAAAGTAGAGTTGTATAAAAGTATAAAAAAGCAAAGACAGTAGAAATCCTAAAATGTCTACTGTCTTTAAATATGTTCTTATTTGATTAATTCTTTATTTTTTAGAACTTCTCAAAATGATAATAAAACTCATATTCTGTTATTTTATTAATACAATATGAGATCTTTATTAGGATAAGGAATTAAAATGAATCAGCATTCCATCCTGCAGGGAAACATCTGCTGTCTTCTGAATAAGTACAAGTTTCCCGGTTGCGTTTTCACATTGTTCCTGTGAAAAATAAACATCGTAAAGTGGTGAATTGGGTCCCGGACATCCTTCTTTAGTACCTCCCTTTACTGATTTTAAACTCTCTCTCTAGAAATTTTTGTAAAATTTTTCATGAATTAAAATTTTCATAATTAATTCATTCCCAAGTAAAATAATAAATGTTTCCTGATTTTGAGCAGATAAAGATAAACCCTCGCCAAAGCAAGGGTTTTATTATGGTGCCAGAAAAAGCTTATTTATAAAATGTAAACGTCTCTATTTTCAAAAAACAATATTATTTCACAGTCTGCACAGCAGTCTTAATTCTTTCCTCAATTACTCTCCAGTCATAAAAATGAAAAACTCTGCCGTTGCTCATAGCCACAAATACGCCTTTGGGAAACTGAGGTCCTAAATTCACATTTGTAACCTCGGAACCGTCACTTTCACTCGTAGAAACCGGAATTTCTGCAATTTTTCCTTTAGCCGGATCTTCCCTCAGATACACATTAAAAGTATCTTTTTGTTGGTTGGAAACCAGAATATATCCTGTTTGAGCTGACGTAGGATAGATAGAAATACCTTCCACATCAGATTTAAAATCACCTTTCCCGAAAACCAGTAACTCTTCATTTCCTTTGGCCGGATCTGCATAATAACGATGTATTCCGAACTGTTCGTCAGAATAATAAATATAACCCAATTCATCATCAACGGCAATGCTTTCAATCTCCTTCAGTCCGCTGTATTTTCCAAACTTACGGGCAACTTCACCCGTTATTTTTCCACCTTTTTCAGAAAGCTTGTATTGCCAAAGATAACCGTCAGACGGGCCTGATTTTCGTCCTACAACAGCATGTATTTCTCCTGTTACCGGATTTTTATACATAGAAATCCCCATTGGGTCACGCTCAGTCTCACCGTCAAAAACTGTAAATTCACCCACTTCCTTCAGATCAGGAAGACTGTAGAGTTTTACAGTATTCGTTTCCCTTTCTGTAACAGCGGCAATATCCGTTTTCTTTCCGTTCAGTATAAAACCATACTCAAGATCTACATTGTTCGGACGTTTCAGATTTGGAACCTTATTGATGATTTTTCCATTCAGATCAAAGGCATAGAGACCTCCGTCTGTATCTTTATCTGTACCGATTATAATACTTTTTGAAGCATTTTCAGAATTGATCCATATTGCAGGATCGTCGGTGTCATGGCCTACAGTTTCGGTAATCACCGATGGTTTTATCTTTTTTCCTAAATGTTGTGTGCTGCAGCTTACCACAAAAGGTAAAGCAGAAACAGCTATGATAAATGGTAACTTTTTCATGCGTTTAAAAATCAAATTTTACTCCTAAAGTGAATCTCGGCCTGTAATATTCTACCTGTGCCGTTCTGCTTTGGATTCCCTGGTAATAGCGTAACGGCTGATTTGTCAGATTATTGGCCTCTGCAAAAACTCTCAGTTGGCTTGTAATCTTATAAGAAGCATTGGCATCTAGGAAAACCTGTTTGTCATAATAGCGGTCTTCGAATGACTTTCCACCCAACTCATCAATATAATGAGACGCATAGTTCATGGAAACTCTTGCCGAGAAACGTTTATTTTCCCATGAAAGCGATCCGTTGAACATATGGGGTGCAGCTCCCGGTAATCCTACATCAGTTCTTTCCACACCGTCTTCATTCGTAATCCCTTTCGCTTTTGACTTCGTATAGGTATAGTTAACGTATAAACCAAGACCTTTCCAGAAAGCTCCCGGAATAAAATCCAGCTGACGCTGAAGAGCCACCTCAAAACCATAAATATCTACATTATCTCCATTACGCTGCTGGTTAAATCTCCAGTTATTTTCTCCCGTAGGAATAGGGTTGGACTGTCCTGCAAAATCATTTGCAAAATCTTCTGTTGTATAATTTCTTCTGGAATAAGTATAAATAAAATCTTTAAGGTTCTTATAAAAAACACCTCCCGAAAGAATACCCACAGACTTAAAATATTTCTCCGCCATAAAATCGAAATTATAAGCATAGGTTGCCTTCAAATCCGGATTTCCAGCCGCGATGGTTTCATCTGCAGAAATGACGTTAAGGTAAGGAACCAGTGAATAATAATTCGGATGGGCTAAAGCTGTGGTAAAAGCCGCACGAAGCACAAGATCCTGAACAGGAACATATTTGAATGATAAATTAGGAAGAAGATTGGTATACGTATTGGTACGGTTGATTTTTCCTGCCAGATCTTCCTCATCCAGCACATAATTTCCGGTATAATCAATTTTTGTGGTTTCAAAACGGGCTCCCACGATCATTGAGAATCGATCACTGAAATCCTGATCCCATCTGATGTATCCGGCATAGATATTTTCTTTTGCAGTATAGTTGCTGGAAAGAAATTCTTCCGGTTTTGATTCCCCTTTAAATAAATCAGGGTTAAAAAGGTCCAGACCACCAATATAAGAAGGATTAACAAAAGTTCCCGGAACATAATTCCCAGGCTGGAAATTATGCCCGTCAAAATTGACAGTAGGAACAGACAGAAGGCTTCCCATATTATTGAGTGGGTCAAAAGCGTAATAATCATTATCCCGTTCTTTTTCCTTTAATCGGACACGTATCCCGGTACGAAGCCTTCCTTTTTGATTTTCAATGACAGAAAACGGAAAACGGACATTCACTTTTGCTCCAAATTCCTTTTCCTGGGTAAAGCTATTCGAATCAGAAAGATCACTGAGCTGATACACTCCCAGGTTATCAGCAGAAAGAGGACGAATCATAGGCCTTCTCGGATCACTCAGGTCTGAAGAGAAATTCATTTTTCCATTTTCAAACTCTATATACCGCTCATGAGGTTTCTTCTCACTTGCCGTAGCATAATTCATAGACCAGTCAAGATCGACCTTAGAACCCAGCAAATGTTCCCCTCTTAAAGCATAGTTCTGTACTTTCTGTCTCTCAAGACGGGTATTGTCATTATCAGAATCTCCACCTTTATTCTGTCTCGTGATACTGCCTTTCCACCCGGTAATTTCTGTTTCATCATCATTATAAACCGGTTTTATTTTGTAGCCTAATGCAAACCTGTTTTCCTTATCAGTTCTGAAATTGTACATCGCTGAAGCATAGATCTTATTTTTTGAATTAAATTCATAATCCATATTCAGATCAAAACTGTGTCTTATACGGTGTTCATTATAATAACGGACTCCCATTTTACTGATGTAGGCAGTCTGTGCGGCATCGTTGGCAAGGCTCCAGGTTGGTTCAATATTGTCTGATCCAAAATTGTTGTTATTGTAGGAAAAACTGAAAACAGCGCCTAGTTTTTTATTCAGAAAACGGTTTCCATATACAAATCCGGCGGTATAATTTCCCTTTTCACGGATCGGGTTGTAGCCTCCGGCCAATGTGGCTGAAATTCTCTGACCGTTAGGGGAGGCCCTTGTGATAAGATTGACTGAACCTCCGATGGCATCAGCATCCATATCAGGAGTCAGTGTTTTATTCACCTCAATGGTAGAGATCATATCTGATGGAATGAGATCCATCTGGACATTGCGGTTATCCCCTTCAGCAGAAGGAATTCTGTCCCCGTTTAACGTAACGGAATTCAGGTTGGGGGCAAGACCTCTGATGATAAGATTTCTGGCTTCTCCCTGATCATTCTGTATCGTAATTCCCGGAACACGCTTCAGAGCATCACCAATGTTGGCGTCAGGAAAACGTCCGATCTGATCGGAAGAAATCACGTTGGTGATATTGGCATTGCTTTTCTGTTTGTTGAGTGCTCTTGCCTGATTTTTCAAAGTAGATCCACTCACAACCACTTCTGCAATTGCCGTTTCTTTTCGGGTAAAAACGATATTCTGCTTTGTATTCTTTTCAGCTTCAATGCTAACGTTGTATTCACTGGTTCCATACCCCAGATAATCCACCTTCATTGTATAATTTCCCGGAGGAACATTCAGAAAAACAAAATTACCATGATCATCAGAAGTGGTATAGATATTTCCCGGTGC includes:
- a CDS encoding IS1595 family transposase; this translates as MNIFNGLKIRSLKELILTFSDEQKCINFLEEIFWNGNPVSPFDKTSKIYKCKGNKYKCKNTGKYFTIRNIGLFKNSNLKLQDWFIAIWLFTSHKGGLSSKQLERDMCLTQKTTWFILKRLRACSAFENNHFLSGEVEIDETYVGGKNKNRHADKKVKNSQGRSFKDKVPVLGLIQRGGKVVARVVPTVSSYHLEPFIFRTVNLGDTVFTDEWKAYNGLHKFYNHSIVNHGKKEYVNGNASTNCIENFWTRVKGAIIGVYRVTSKKHLQLYINEFVFKHNTRKMSPSERFMHLICSLTYGKLTAK
- a CDS encoding T9SS type A sorting domain-containing protein — protein: MKKIILSIALIATNYAFSQISLEHSFTDNEDVFVYNKDNSTQYVSMTSDNKIKIYNSSYILQKTVNVPMPSNHGMFYSGHFGENSFFMSKHVFNNDDKYEFMVETYFQDTVAGTITYKLLLINEDGNLIKDFHPNPLIKQSSENFEVYHDNVNNTNKLIVHNWVNGSSNQYDVYSLPTTTLTTKAIQLQNKLSAFPIPTNKILNIINPDNGANKVQIYDTSGKLIINKSFSSNDDKISIDVENLTKGIYIYKIGELSSKFIKN
- a CDS encoding DUF2622 domain-containing protein, producing MAKFMTRVELHDENDYEILHREMEAEGFSRIIEDDKTKKKYHLPPAEYYYKDYTTRSKDEVCKKAVRAVLKTNKKYSIVVTKSAGIKGVGLEEVKEEKN
- a CDS encoding phytase, producing MKKLPFIIAVSALPFVVSCSTQHLGKKIKPSVITETVGHDTDDPAIWINSENASKSIIIGTDKDTDGGLYAFDLNGKIINKVPNLKRPNNVDLEYGFILNGKKTDIAAVTERETNTVKLYSLPDLKEVGEFTVFDGETERDPMGISMYKNPVTGEIHAVVGRKSGPSDGYLWQYKLSEKGGKITGEVARKFGKYSGLKEIESIAVDDELGYIYYSDEQFGIHRYYADPAKGNEELLVFGKGDFKSDVEGISIYPTSAQTGYILVSNQQKDTFNVYLREDPAKGKIAEIPVSTSESDGSEVTNVNLGPQFPKGVFVAMSNGRVFHFYDWRVIEERIKTAVQTVK
- a CDS encoding TonB-dependent receptor, which translates into the protein MKKIFTSVLFCASLFFYAQTGTLSGNINDDSKLSLPGAKISLAPGNIYTTSDDHGNFVFLNVPPGNYTMKVDYLGYGTSEYNVSIEAEKNTKQNIVFTRKETAIAEVVVSGSTLKNQARALNKQKSNANITNVISSDQIGRFPDANIGDALKRVPGITIQNDQGEARNLIIRGLAPNLNSVTLNGDRIPSAEGDNRNVQMDLIPSDMISTIEVNKTLTPDMDADAIGGSVNLITRASPNGQRISATLAGGYNPIREKGNYTAGFVYGNRFLNKKLGAVFSFSYNNNNFGSDNIEPTWSLANDAAQTAYISKMGVRYYNEHRIRHSFDLNMDYEFNSKNKIYASAMYNFRTDKENRFALGYKIKPVYNDDETEITGWKGSITRQNKGGDSDNDNTRLERQKVQNYALRGEHLLGSKVDLDWSMNYATASEKKPHERYIEFENGKMNFSSDLSDPRRPMIRPLSADNLGVYQLSDLSDSNSFTQEKEFGAKVNVRFPFSVIENQKGRLRTGIRVRLKEKERDNDYYAFDPLNNMGSLLSVPTVNFDGHNFQPGNYVPGTFVNPSYIGGLDLFNPDLFKGESKPEEFLSSNYTAKENIYAGYIRWDQDFSDRFSMIVGARFETTKIDYTGNYVLDEEDLAGKINRTNTYTNLLPNLSFKYVPVQDLVLRAAFTTALAHPNYYSLVPYLNVISADETIAAGNPDLKATYAYNFDFMAEKYFKSVGILSGGVFYKNLKDFIYTYSRRNYTTEDFANDFAGQSNPIPTGENNWRFNQQRNGDNVDIYGFEVALQRQLDFIPGAFWKGLGLYVNYTYTKSKAKGITNEDGVERTDVGLPGAAPHMFNGSLSWENKRFSARVSMNYASHYIDELGGKSFEDRYYDKQVFLDANASYKITSQLRVFAEANNLTNQPLRYYQGIQSRTAQVEYYRPRFTLGVKFDF